One segment of Brassica napus cultivar Da-Ae chromosome C3, Da-Ae, whole genome shotgun sequence DNA contains the following:
- the LOC111204035 gene encoding uncharacterized protein LOC111204035: MSTGTDETMDRLFPKPQRKEMLRSTYVMFDAEDFSIPNPHVLKENILTAITKEGYRGRIKIKGYFGDKKTIPQELLDKYLEAGIYSKIFEGDRVARMNMMLVELLFWAMAHYPQGTNVLIITKNQNILERHKVWNVIESLEERDFYFAIEHPHTFFPPTGPTCA, translated from the exons ATGTCCACAGGCACCGACGAAACGATGGACAGACTTTTCCCCAAGCCTCAGAGAAAAGAGATGT TGCGTTCCACGTATGTTATGTTTGACGCCGAGGATTTCTCAATCCCTAATCCTCATGTGCTTAAAGAGAATATCTTAACAGCTATTACGAAAGAAGGTTATCGTGGGCGGATTAAAATCAAGGGTTACTTTGGTGACAAGAAAACCATCCCCcaagaattgcttgacaagtATTTGGAAGCCGGAATTTATTCCAAAATATTTGAAg GGGATAGAGTTGCTCGAATGAACATGATGTTAGTGGAGCTTCTTTTCTGGGCAATGGCCCATTATCCTCAAGGAACAAATGTGCTCATAATCACTAAAAACCAAAACATCCTAGAACGTCACAAGGTCTGGAATGTTATTGAAAGTTTGGAAGAGAGAGATTTCTATTTTGCCATTGAACATCCTCATACCTTCTTTCCCCCAACGGGCCCAACATGCGCTTAA